ATCCGTTTTTAATGTAGCTGTATCAGCCTTTCTAAACGGCAAATATAAAAAAACATCCATTCCATCAACTACATTTTTCAAAGGACGCAATTTTAAAATTCCATTATCACAACTTAAATCAAACAAATCATTATCAGGATTACAAGTGGTAATTTCTAATCTTAATGTTGCATTTTCGATATCATTTTTATGTAATATATTTATATCTCCATTTTCAGAAAGTAAATCTATTTCATGAAAGTCTTTTTCCAAATTAATACATTTGGTAATAGACTTTTGATTATTCATATGCTCAATTGCTTTTTCCGCAAACGAAGATACAATTTTTTTTAAGGAATCATTCACTTCAATTACCTCCTGTCCTAAAATTCTACCAACAAAAAGCGACGCAGCCAGCATAAATTACCATCTACGTCGCTTTTCGTTGTACATTACAATTTATATACCTATATGAAACTTACATGCGAACACATAGCTACAAACTTCAACTTCAGGTAATACCAAATATTCCATAAGAAACACTCCTCTCAAAGACCTATGGAAAATTCGCAAATACTCATCAAGTCATATTTCTTTACCTCAGGCTGAATCAAGAATTCCATAAAATCACACTCCTGACAAATATACACAACAAAATAAGTTAAAATCGAAATGAGCAATCAAAATTGCAAATTTCCATAATAACATCTTCATCGTAATCAATGGGACATACTAAAACTAACATAGTTCCTCCGCATTATATTGTCCTTACACTTAAAAACTAAACCGGCAATTTGCATTACAAAAAGCAACTGCTACAAACTCTTCCTCACAAACAACAGAAGCAATCAGCATTTCCATTTTTTTCACCTCCATTAATAATAGTTATTAAAAACTAAAAGTACATCTACCATTACAACCAGCTAAAAATACACCATCTTCAAATAAATCATTTGAAAACATCAGAAAAACCATAAACATACACCTCCATGCAATAACTTAAGATCCTCCTTGCAAATGATCGTAATAAAACCTCATCACTTGCCGTATATTATATTTGATGCTGTCACATATTGCCCCATCTTTCGAATTCTGCCGTGCCATTTGTGGGCATCCTCCCATACAAACAGGCAAAAGATTGCATTCACGGCATTTTTCGATAGCAAAAGGACTACGCACCATCCATGAAAGATAATTATCATGCTTTGTATTGCAGCCTGTTTTTACATTTCCACAGCTTTGTGTTTTATCACCTACAATGCTCCAACACTTGTATAAAACTCCTTCTGGATCAATAACAAAGGAGTTTGCTTGATCAGCTCCACAATAATTCTGTTTCAACGAAGGGTAAAGCATCATCTTACAATTAGAGAACCCTTCCTCAAATGCCAATTCGTATAAAGGCAATATTTTTTCAGAAAACTGATCCGCTCCAAAACATGCCTCATGAACAGATTGACAAACTTCATTTATTGGCATAACTGGAGCAAAACCAAGTTTTACTTTTTTATAATATTCCATATCTTCTTTTAAAGATGATAACAATTCTGGTATATGATTTTCATTTTTCTGATCTATATTAACTCTTATCGATACTTCTATGTCATTTTTTAATAGCATGTCAACGTTTTTAACTATTGTTTTAAACGTACTCTTCCCACTCAAAGAAATTCTTCTGCTATCATGAATAACCTGTGGGCCATCCAGAGTGACTTGTATAAAATGTATTCTATTCTTTTTCAAGAAATCTACAGCGTCTTCTGTAATTAAACTGCCATTGGTAATCATTGCCGAACGATAATTTACCCCATGCTTCTTACAAAG
This genomic interval from Selenomonas sp. AB3002 contains the following:
- a CDS encoding radical SAM protein, which codes for MKLSRFNFLEDYKGRKIFFNARTCALAVVNQDFTRIYESVNQGCYEPIPKDEALLKDMLRSGCLVDDEVDELKYLEYRRGLSVYSPLGLSLTIAPTLACNFRCTYCFEKHVNNSMNIETQNAIIMFIEKKVQYLKELAVTWYGGEPFLAKETIADLSDKIMELCKKHGVNYRSAMITNGSLITEDAVDFLKKNRIHFIQVTLDGPQVIHDSRRISLSGKSTFKTIVKNVDMLLKNDIEVSIRVNIDQKNENHIPELLSSLKEDMEYYKKVKLGFAPVMPINEVCQSVHEACFGADQFSEKILPLYELAFEEGFSNCKMMLYPSLKQNYCGADQANSFVIDPEGVLYKCWSIVGDKTQSCGNVKTGCNTKHDNYLSWMVRSPFAIEKCRECNLLPVCMGGCPQMARQNSKDGAICDSIKYNIRQVMRFYYDHLQGGS